One window of the Babesia bovis T2Bo chromosome 2, whole genome shotgun sequence genome contains the following:
- a CDS encoding helicase: protein MDAAIDFPIWFHKDEILSKLKTSQVLVLTGETGSGKSTLLPKILYENGYGDSTIVVTQPRRVAAISLARHVASLFNTDLGRLVGYAVRFSNCYSEETRIKYVTDGVLFQEVLDDQIFSRYSVVVIDEAHERSIRTDVLLGILRTSIKRRLDLKVVIMSATLKSITFSSFFEGAAVVRVPGRTYPLDIYYTPQPQEDYLEAAMLTVLQINFTYKKGDILVFLPGQDDIETLENMISEKVEAVKEFIKSTGDQINGKLSKIKKYTEVLLGDTPYDLKHWMELQIVPLYAALPLEQQSKVFQVPGDGCRKVVLATNIAETSVTIPGIRFVVDSGLVKQKLFSVKKCFESLVLQKISKDSAHQRAGRAGRMGPGKVFRLYTSEAFNSMRLCRIPEIQCTNVAHIYLELKMIGVHNPLEFPLIDAPSKNALLSAAMELYRLDALDTKTNLTDIGMKMGRIPLLPRHARLLLLSLEFKCTSEILTIVAMLSTDMTLFTSERHEKESAKMRKNIINKSGDHLSLLNMYNIWNDSPNKKECCRQFGFNPGAFKRAAEIRNQLVEVLTKRIGVMNVPSCKDSSEWDTVLKCLCRANWMNLASLDTDGKSYKLEVQNTKVMIHPHSVLFTRRPCPPLVIFDECSSTKKVYIQNVSEISHEWVAQLLPNLALKKPIIEQ, encoded by the exons ATGGATGCAGCGATAGATTTTCCAATATGGTTCCATAAGGACGAAATACTATCAAAGCTAAAGACATCGCAGGTACTTGTACTAACAGGTGAAACTGGAAGTGGTAAATCAACCCTTCTTCCAAAAATATTGTATGAAAATGGATATGGAGACAGTACCATTGTAGTTACGCAGCCTAGGCGTGTGGCTGCCATATCGTTAGCACGCCATGTTGCATCATTATTCAATACTGACCTTGGCAGGTTGGTAGGCTACGCCGTGCGCTTTTCCAACTGTTATTCGGAAGAAACAAGGATTAAGTATGTAACGGATGGTGTTTTGTTTCAAGAAGTATTAGACGATCAGATATTCTCAAGGTATTCCGTTGTTGTTATTGATGAAGCACATGAACGATCTATCCGTACTGATGTTCTTCTGGGTATACTTCGCACGTCAATAAAAAGGCGTTTGGACCTTAAAGTAGTTATTATGTCTGCTACATTAAAGTCGATTACATTTTCATCTTTTTTTGAAGGAGCAGCTGTGGTTCGAGTTCCGGGTAGGACCTATCCCTTAGACATCTATTATACTCCCCAACCACAAGAGGACTATTTAGAG GCTGCAATGCTAACTGTATTGCAAATCAATTTTACATATAAAAAAGGGGATATTCTTGTATTCCTACCAGGTCAAGATGATATTGAGACCCTGGAGAACATGATATCGGAGAAGGTAGAGGCAGTTAAAGAATTTATAAAGTCTACTGGGGATCAAATAAATGGGAAGCTATCGAAAATTAAAAAGTATACAGAGGTTCTATTAGGTGATACACCCTACGATTTAAAACACTGGATGGAATTGCAAATAGTTCCACTTTACGCTGCGTTACCTCTTGAACAGCAGTCTAAAGTCTTTCAGGTACCGGGAGATGGTTGTCGTAAAGTAGTGCTTGCTACCAATATCGCTGAAACTAGCGTTACCATCCCTGGAATACGATTTGTAGTGGACAGCGGTCTAGTGAAGCAGAAGCTTTTCAGCGTCAAAAAATGCTTCGAGTCACTGGTTTTGCAGAAAATATCTAAAGATTCTGCACATCAAAGAGCAGGGCGTGCAGGTCGTATGGGACCTGGAAAGGTGTTCCGCCTTTATACTTCGGAGGCCTTCAACAGTATGAGACTGTGTAGAATACCTGAAATACAGTGCACCAATGTTGCCCATATATACCTAGAGTTGAAG ATGATTGGTGTCCACAACCCATTGGAATTCCCTTTGATCGATGCCCCGAGCAAAAATGCTCTGCTGTCAGCAGCTATGGAGCTGTATCGACTGGATGCCCTAGatacaaaaacaaatcTAACTGATATAGG GATGAAAATGGGTCGAATACCGCTGTTGCCAAGACATGCTAGGCTGCTACTATTGTCTTTAGAGTTCAAGTGCACATCGGAGATACTCACAATAGTGGCCATGCTGTCAACAGATATGACACTATTCACATCGGAGAGGCACGAAAAGGAATCAGCAAAGATGAGGAAAAACATAATAAATAAGAGCGGAGACCATTTAAGTTTACTCAACATGTACAACATATGGAATGATTCTCCAAATAAAAAAGAGTGCTGTAGGCAATTTGGATTCAACCCAGGAGCTTTCAAACGAGCTGCGGAAATCCGTAATCAACTGGTAGAAGTACTTACCAAACGCATAGGTGTAATGAACGTACCCAGTTGCAAGGACTCTTCGGAATGGGATACTGTCTTAAAATGCCTCTGTAGAGCTAATTGGATGAATCTAGCCTCGCTAGATACAGATGGAAAGTCATATAAATTGGAAGTGCAAAATACAAAGGTCATGATACACCCACACTCTGTCCTGTTTACCAGAAGACCGTGTCCTCCGTTAGTCATATTCGACGAGTGCTCCAGCACAAAGAAGGTCTACATACAAAACGTTTCAGAAATATCACACGAATGGGTTGCACAGCTACTACCAAATCTTGCACTAAAGAAACCTATCATAGAGCA